In Rhizobium lusitanum, a genomic segment contains:
- a CDS encoding ABC transporter ATP-binding protein, whose amino-acid sequence MIDLKSAERLGVSIRAANKSYGEFRALDNVSLEVAAGEFVSILGPSGSGKTTFLGILGGFVQPTSGSIWLGERDITFEPPHKRNIGIVFQNYALFPHMSVAENITFPLRARRLPKSEWPSKLREALDMVELTGYGERRVHELSGGQRQRVALARAMIFEPGLILMDEPLSALDKQLRESMQIELKRLHKRLGATIIYVTHDQREALTMSDRVAIMNKGRFVQVDTPEQLHDHPADSFVARFIGEATLLPVKRESNDTVRLGDTVLRTSHRVPENGHLHLAVHSEKLVVADGSEPSASNRLTGTVTDTLYQGESIRVFLTLSSGGDLSLRLPSNHTGRAQLKKPGDPIVVALHPEDTIIVPEAS is encoded by the coding sequence ATGATTGATCTAAAGAGCGCTGAGCGTTTGGGCGTTTCCATTCGCGCTGCAAACAAGAGCTACGGAGAATTCCGGGCGCTGGACAATGTCAGCCTGGAAGTGGCTGCGGGCGAATTCGTCTCGATCCTCGGGCCTTCCGGATCGGGAAAGACGACCTTTCTGGGAATTCTGGGCGGCTTTGTGCAGCCCACGTCCGGATCCATCTGGCTCGGCGAACGGGATATTACATTCGAGCCTCCGCACAAACGCAATATCGGCATCGTCTTCCAGAACTACGCGCTTTTTCCGCATATGAGCGTCGCCGAGAACATCACATTTCCCCTCAGGGCACGCCGCCTACCGAAATCGGAGTGGCCAAGCAAGCTGCGGGAAGCGCTCGATATGGTCGAACTGACCGGATACGGAGAACGGCGCGTTCATGAACTTTCCGGCGGCCAGCGCCAGCGTGTCGCACTCGCTCGCGCCATGATTTTCGAGCCGGGACTGATCCTGATGGACGAGCCGCTGTCCGCGCTCGACAAGCAATTGCGCGAATCCATGCAGATCGAACTCAAGCGCCTGCACAAGCGGCTGGGCGCAACTATCATCTATGTCACGCACGACCAGCGCGAGGCTCTGACGATGAGCGATCGCGTCGCCATCATGAACAAGGGCCGGTTCGTGCAGGTCGATACACCAGAGCAGCTTCATGACCATCCGGCGGATTCCTTCGTCGCCCGTTTTATCGGCGAGGCAACGCTGCTGCCGGTCAAGCGCGAAAGCAACGACACCGTAAGGCTGGGCGACACGGTCCTGCGCACGTCGCATCGCGTTCCAGAGAACGGCCACCTTCATCTTGCGGTCCATTCCGAAAAGCTCGTCGTCGCAGATGGCAGCGAGCCGTCGGCATCGAACCGGCTGACGGGAACCGTGACCGACACGCTTTATCAGGGCGAGAGCATCCGGGTTTTCCTGACGCTGTCATCCGGTGGCGACCTCAGCCTCAGGCTCCCAAGCAATCATACGGGCCGCGCGCAACTCAAGAAGCCGGGCGACCCGATCGTCGTGGCACTGCATCCCGAAGACACGATCATTGTGCCGGAAGCGTCCTGA
- a CDS encoding LysR family transcriptional regulator translates to MNKLRRSLPSMNGLFTFEAAARCGNFSKAANELNVTPAAVSRMIARLEEHLDTALFSRQPGGVGLTEPGRILFDAIARGFSGIENALREIEDRRIGIQTVSLSVSTGFITHWMMPRMAEFKKQFPTVDLRFQLVMGALAGPVNDVDLGMRFVNGSDERHEAVFVMPEILVPICSPAYRESHGPDGNDMKRSPDITINLSDAQPNWSSLFSPANEGDAINSMIFSDYAIVVQAALLGQGVALGWLNVVAHWLRTKALVPAREHLMTTGRQCHLVRLRDKPARAIVTQVRDWMIAELNSDIVAVDALYPTLGLDPRSWSKTE, encoded by the coding sequence ATGAATAAATTGCGCCGGTCCCTGCCGTCCATGAATGGCCTCTTTACTTTCGAGGCTGCGGCGCGCTGCGGCAACTTCTCCAAGGCAGCGAACGAGCTCAACGTCACACCGGCGGCCGTCAGCCGGATGATCGCGCGTCTGGAGGAGCATCTCGATACGGCGCTGTTTAGCCGCCAGCCGGGAGGTGTCGGCCTGACCGAACCCGGCCGGATCCTCTTCGATGCGATTGCGCGCGGTTTTTCGGGAATCGAGAACGCGCTGCGCGAAATCGAGGATCGCCGCATCGGCATTCAGACAGTCTCCTTGTCGGTCTCGACCGGTTTCATCACCCATTGGATGATGCCGCGCATGGCGGAATTCAAGAAGCAGTTTCCGACCGTCGACCTGCGTTTCCAGCTCGTGATGGGCGCGCTCGCAGGCCCGGTCAACGACGTGGATCTCGGCATGCGCTTCGTCAACGGCTCGGATGAGCGGCACGAGGCGGTCTTCGTCATGCCGGAAATTCTGGTCCCGATCTGCAGCCCAGCCTATCGGGAGAGCCACGGGCCTGACGGTAACGATATGAAACGAAGCCCCGACATCACCATCAATCTCAGCGATGCCCAGCCGAACTGGTCGAGCCTGTTTTCTCCGGCGAACGAGGGCGATGCGATCAACTCGATGATCTTTTCCGACTACGCCATCGTGGTGCAGGCAGCGCTTCTCGGGCAGGGCGTTGCACTCGGCTGGCTGAACGTCGTTGCGCATTGGCTGCGAACCAAGGCACTGGTGCCGGCGCGCGAACATCTGATGACGACCGGCCGCCAGTGCCATCTCGTCCGTCTGCGGGACAAGCCGGCCCGCGCCATCGTCACGCAGGTTCGCGACTGGATGATCGCCGAACTCAACAGTGACATCGTCGCGGTAGACGCGCTTTATCCGACACTCGGCCTGGATCCGAGGAGTTGGTCGAAAACGGAATAG
- a CDS encoding YkgJ family cysteine cluster protein produces MILAVDLDCEACGACCSFSPSWPRFSTETEAELDALPAHFVSEDQGGMRCHGARCSALSGRVGSNTSCLVYDLRPDVCRACVPGDAACLEARSSFGLEVVEGSDLI; encoded by the coding sequence ATGATCCTTGCTGTTGACCTTGACTGTGAAGCCTGCGGCGCTTGCTGCTCATTTTCGCCCAGTTGGCCAAGATTTTCCACAGAGACGGAAGCTGAGCTCGACGCTTTACCGGCGCATTTCGTCTCGGAAGATCAAGGAGGAATGCGGTGTCACGGCGCGCGCTGTTCAGCTTTGTCCGGCCGCGTCGGTTCGAACACATCATGCCTGGTTTATGATCTTCGGCCAGATGTTTGTCGCGCTTGCGTTCCAGGAGACGCAGCCTGCCTGGAGGCCCGCTCGTCTTTTGGGCTCGAAGTAGTAGAGGGGAGTGACCTGATTTAA